The genome window CTTGACCGGAGGGGGTGAGAGATGTAGCTACGGAGTTGGTGTATTCGGACCGGCGGAGATGCGTTCTGCTGTCCAAACCCAGGGAAGGAGGTATAGGTCGCCTAGAGAAAAATCAGGCGACGACAAGAGTGAAAATAATCGGATTGGGAAGCAGTATCAGAACCAAGATCAGTATGGTAGTGGCGTTGATCCTTATAGCCGGGTGCGTGGCGCTATGGTACATGGCCGAGGACCAGGCCGGCAGTGCTCTGGAGGCCGAGGCGAAAGAGGCCATGCTCAAGGTGGCAAAGCAGGTCGCCGAGACCCAGGACAGCCGCGTGCAGGCCCGTATGTACGTCGTGGAATCACTTGCCAACCGCAGCGTGATCCGCGGCCAGTTAGGCGACCGAGAGTCAACGCTTGAGGAGAAACTGCAGGTGCTTCGTGAGGAATTGGAGACGGCAAAGGAGCTGGGGTTCAAGGAATTTACTCTCGTTGACCGCGAAGGCAACGGCCACATATGCAACGGCGGAACCGTCCAGGTAGCGGACAGGGATTATTTCAAGACCGCCATAAGCGGGAAGAGCTGTGTATCCAGCACCATCATCAGCAAGGCCGATGGGTCGGTGATTTTTGCCTACAACGCACCCGTGCGTCACTATCAGACCAACGAAATCATAGGGATATTGAGCGGGATAGTTGACGGGGCTAAGTTCAGCGAACTGGTAGGCAGCGTAACCTACGCCCAGACCGGGTACGCCTTTGCCGTGGACGGCGCGGGCAAGATGATCGCGCACCGCGATGTGGAGAGCGTGACTTCCCAGGCCAACTACCTGGAGCAAGCCAAGTCCGACCCATCCTTGGATTCACTGGCAGGCGTTATTTCGAAGATGATCGCCGGAGAGGAAGGTGCGGGAAGCTACACCTTTGAAGGCGTCGACAAGCTTTGCGCCTACGCTCCCATTGGCACTACGGGCTGGTCGGTGGCGGTAACCGCTCCCAGGGACGAAGTGCTGGCACGGGCAGGTGGACTGAAGCGCTCGATGCTGCTGATCAGCGCGATAGTGATCTTCGCCGCAGTGATGCTGGTCGTTCTTTTCATGCGAAGCATGACCGCCGGCATAACCGCAGCCGCGGCCCACCTGGGGGTCATAGCCGAGGGCGACTTTACCCGAACAGTACCGGAACGGCACCTGCGCCTCCGCGACGAGGTAGGGAAGATGGCCCGCGCGGTGGACGAAATGCAGAACAGGATGAAGGCGCTTCTCTCAGGGATAAAGGAGGATGCCAAGACCCTGGCCCAGAGTTCGGAGACCCTGGGCGCAGCCTCGGAGGAAATAGCCGCCTCCAGCGGCGAGGTCGCCAAAGCCATCCAGCAGGTGGCCGCAGGCGCTTCCGACCAGTCCGGGCACCTGCAGGACATATTGCGACTGGCGGAAGACATGGCTTCCAGCCTGGAGCGGGTACGCGCGGAGCTGGAGAAGGTCAGGGCCAACAGCGAGGAAAGTTCAAAGCTTGCCGACGTGGGCAAGAAGGAACTGGACCTTCTGGTCAACTCCATCCGGGCAGTGCGGGAATCGTTCAACACCGTAACCGAAAGGCTCTCCGCCTTAAGCGGGTCGGTCAACCAGATAGGCGAGATCCTGGAAGTAATCAACGGGATCGCCGACCAGACCAACCTGCTGGCCCTCAACGCGGCCATCGAGGCGGCACGGGCCGGCGAGGCGGGCCGCGGCTTTGCCGTGGTGGCGGACGAGGTGCGGAAACTCGCCGAGCAGTCCCGGGCCTCCTCGGACAAGATCAGGGACCTGCTGACCAGCATCGGCTCGGAAACCTCGGAAGTGGTCAGAACCTCAAACGACACGGGGCAGCAGGTGG of Clostridia bacterium contains these proteins:
- a CDS encoding methyl-accepting chemotaxis protein, which produces MKIIGLGSSIRTKISMVVALILIAGCVALWYMAEDQAGSALEAEAKEAMLKVAKQVAETQDSRVQARMYVVESLANRSVIRGQLGDRESTLEEKLQVLREELETAKELGFKEFTLVDREGNGHICNGGTVQVADRDYFKTAISGKSCVSSTIISKADGSVIFAYNAPVRHYQTNEIIGILSGIVDGAKFSELVGSVTYAQTGYAFAVDGAGKMIAHRDVESVTSQANYLEQAKSDPSLDSLAGVISKMIAGEEGAGSYTFEGVDKLCAYAPIGTTGWSVAVTAPRDEVLARAGGLKRSMLLISAIVIFAAVMLVVLFMRSMTAGITAAAAHLGVIAEGDFTRTVPERHLRLRDEVGKMARAVDEMQNRMKALLSGIKEDAKTLAQSSETLGAASEEIAASSGEVAKAIQQVAAGASDQSGHLQDILRLAEDMASSLERVRAELEKVRANSEESSKLADVGKKELDLLVNSIRAVRESFNTVTERLSALSGSVNQIGEILEVINGIADQTNLLALNAAIEAARAGEAGRGFAVVADEVRKLAEQSRASSDKIRDLLTSIGSETSEVVRTSNDTGQQVASQLEKAEKTIKAFDNILQAVAAIVPMIEATYREVDATVKAKDTVLDRVQSVSAVAEEAAASSQEISASAEELSASTEEIASGAQEIMRVARRLEEQAERFKV